A region of Scylla paramamosain isolate STU-SP2022 chromosome 25, ASM3559412v1, whole genome shotgun sequence DNA encodes the following proteins:
- the LOC135113136 gene encoding serine protease inhibitor I/II-like produces the protein MKAQVAVVVVVVVAAAVFMHVQATCKEGMTGYNGCNSCTCFNTMVICTRRQCGPHKSDKCRGMLGSSWMDNCHKCTCVNGTSSCVLMPDCVTGKVKYPQCEGDTSFLYECNRCRCVHNATHPACTMMACPSQFENMVTF, from the exons ATGAAGGCccaggtggcggtggtagtggtggtggtggtggcagcggcagtCTTCATGCATG TCCAGGCCACGTGTAAGGAAGGCATGACGGGGTACAACGGCTGTAACTCCTGCACGTGTTTCAACACCATGGTGATCTGCACCAGGCGGCAGTGTGGCCCTCATAAGTCtg acaAGTGCAGGGGCATGCTGGGCAGCTCCTGGATGGACAACTGCCACAAGTGTACCTGCGTCAATGGGACGTCTAGCTGCGTCCTGATGCCTGACTGCGTAACAG GGAAGGTGAAGTACCCGCAGTGCGAAGGTGACACGTCCTTCCTGTACGAATGCAACAGGTGTCGCTGTGTACACAACGCCACGCACCCCGCCTGCACCATGATGGCCTGCCCCTCACA
- the LOC135113007 gene encoding uncharacterized protein LOC135113007 — MSLLDSLRRKLNSPDERAKHFNTAATVATPPGLPPPLDLHDVTQQPQRRRVVRGDVSRTWCVCTARTRAIHNRRMCTCCSAWVSPAGRASRVGGSSVAQGERRWDAYGWQAPVTSGNPAKGPHKTQRAGPSCTRLSVPPVPRVSVQLPSARMKTLMVVVVVVAAAAFTLGTSVPPKPETVACEVQPESAEAGWLHNCHWCTCEDGFSVCKLQAACVNGEGQLPECSGKLWWMKDCNKCVCSSTGLALCNRKACLTRQ; from the exons ATGTCACTTCTTGACAGCCTCCGAAGAAAGCTA aacagtcctgatgagagagcaaagcatttcaacACAGCCGCCACTGTCGCCACCCCGCCAggcctccctcccccacttGACCTCCATGACGTGACGCAGCAGCCGCAGAGGCGACGCGTCGTGAGGGGCGATGTGTCCAGGACGTGGTGTGTTTGCACTGCACGCACGCGCGCCATTCATAATCGGCGGATGTGCACGTGCTGTTCTGCGTGGGTTTCCCCGGCCGGAAGAGCCTCGCGGGTGGGTGGGAGCAGCGTGGCGCAAGGTGAAAGGCGGTGGGATGCCTATGGGTGGCAGGCGCCAGTGACGAGCGGCAACCCTGCCAAAGGACCCCATAAAACACAGCGGGCAGGGCCATCCTGCACCCGACTCTCCGTACCTCCTGTTCCTCGCGTGTCAGTCCAGCTCCCTTCTGCCAGGATGAAgactctgatggtggtggtggtggtggtggcagcggctgCCTTCACGCTGG GTACCTCTGTGCCCCCGAAGCCAGAGACTGTGGCGTGTGAGGTGCAGCCTGAGAGCGCCGAGGCAGGCTGGCTGCACAATTGCCACTGGTGCACGTGTGAGGACGGCTTCTCGGTCTGCAAGCTGCAAGCCGCCTGCGTCAACG GCGAGGGACAACTTCCTGAGTGCTCCGGAAAACTGTGGTGGATGAAGGACTGCAACAAGTGTGTCTGCAGCTCAACCGGTCTGGCTCTGTGTAACAGGAAGGCATGTCTTACACggcaatga